In Candida albicans SC5314 chromosome 4, complete sequence, the genomic window ATCTGGTAGCAGACGTGTTGGTTTTGGTCTCTTGTTAGCTGGTATTTTGCTGAGTTGGACATGGAGTTTAACTTTACTAGAATCTGCAGTCAAAAGCTACAGTATGGGCTTCTGTGGGTCATACTATTATGCTATTGGAGGACTTCTCcaagtttcaattttttcagttATTTCcagcaaaatcaaaaaaaatgcaaATTTGGTCACCACATTCCCAGAAATGGGGTACTTTAGATTTGGTGTACCTGGCCACTTAGCTTTCCTTTGGTGTGGGTTTGTGTGTAATGCAATCGTTAGCTCATGTATTCTTCTTGGAGGGTCTGCTGTACTTCACGCTGTAACCGGTGTTAGTCAATATGCTTCACTTTTCTTAATTCCTTTTGGGGTTGCCGTATATGTCTCATTTGGTGGATTGAGAGCCACATTCATATCAGATGCTTCACATACATTTATCatattaatttttattattgtcttTATGTTCGAAGTGTATGTTTCGAATGACAAAATAGGATCAGCACAAAAGATGTGGGAGTTATTGGAATCTTTACCTCCAGTCGAAAACAATTACCAAGGATCATATCTCACTTTTAGGTCTGAGCAGGGTGCCATATTCGCCGTGATTAGTGTTATCACCGGTATTGGTTTGGTTGTTGCTGATCAAGCATATCTTCAAAGAGCAGTTGCAGCTGACCCCAGAATTACCTCTAGggcatatttttttgctgCTTTGTGTTGGTTCGTTATTCCCTTTGCAATGGGTGCTTCTTTGGGTCTTGGTGCCAGAGCTCTTTCTGTCTATCCagattttccaaaattgaCTGACTTTGAAGTTGGCGAAGGACTTCCTGCAGCCGCTGCTGCCACGTATTTGATGGGTAAGACAGGACTGGCAATGATAATCGTCATGATATTCTTTTCTGTCACTTCATCGTATGCGGGAGAATTAATTGCTACTTCCACTTTGGTTTCATACGACATTTATAAACGATATATCAACCCTACAGCAACACCTCCACAAGTTGTTAAAGTAGCAAAGTATTCTGTATTTGGATGGGCTATATTTTCGTCCTGTCTTGCTTCCATTTTTTATGGCGCTGCAAAAATATCCATGGGCTGgttattcaattttcttgGGTGTGCTACAGCATCAGGTGTCTTTCCAATAGCCTTGGCTTTTACATGGAAAGATTTGAACCAGGCAGGTGCCGTCGGTGGCTCTGTAGGTGGTATGGTTCTAGCATTTATTGTTTGGTTGATTACTTGTAAAACATACACTGGAAGTATCACTGTTGACAACTTATCAAACCAATGGGTATCATTTGCTGGCAATGTCACAGCCTTGGTCATGGGAGGGGTGATATCTATTGTCTTATCTTTGATTTGGCCAGCAAATTTCGACTTTGACAACACTAGAAACAAGACCAGTTTGGCTGAACAGAATACTGAACTAATCAAACAAGAAAGTTCGGGAACCACTAAGCTCGACGAAACCAAGGATCAAAACGtggaaattgaaacagAAATTGCAAATTCCGATTTGGATATGGATTTAAATGCCGAAATTGATCATAAACATTTGgatcaacaatttaaaaaGTATACAATCTTGGTTATTGTTCTTGCTATAATATTCGTGTTTATCATTCCTGTGCCGTTGGGAGGTTCCCCCTATGTATTTTCGCCAAACTTTTTACTTGGTTGTGtgattattatcattatttggttattcttttctttattctATGTCGTCATACTACCATTATTCGAAGCTAGGAAAACTCTTTGGCAAATCACCAAACAAATCTTAAGAATAGATTCAAAATCagaataaaatcaatataaatagTTAGTAACAGTTCTACTAATAAACTGTAATATCATTTAAAGTTGGTTAACACCTTGTATGTTAATGCAGTATTGGGTTGATTTAACACTAATATTTGCTCGTTCCATTTATGATTGTATCACGTTAAACATTAAGGAAGGGCAATATTGAGTGATTCAGTTTACATACCAAGCATTATGCTTTTGTTTAGTCTTTCTTTTCCCCTCTTGTCTTGGTATTAATTTTTGTCATTGCTGAATGCCGTCCTATTGAAGTTAATACGTAAAATGGAATCAGTCAGATCTGAAAATCTTATTCTACCGACCATCAtattagaagaaaataCGTCACATTCTCAATGTATGGGTCTACtttggttgttgatttctGAAACGCATTAAATGAGAGGATGATACCGGCGCATCGCATCGCCAGataatggaaaaaaaaatatcccACAACTCAAGAAATCTCCATTAAATCATCTTCTGCAACCACTATGACTTCAGAAACTGTGATAGCACCATCATTGTCTACTGCACAGAATGACGGCACATTTACCTATGACAAAGTCAAATCCACCGCCAAAGAGAGAAAACacttgaatttgaaaaaccCACTGGATGCAAACGAgatcaaatccaaaatatGGAACTACTATTCGTTGTCagaattgattcaatatcTAGGACAAAAGGAAAACGACGATTTCAAGTACAAACGAATTACTTTACAGTTTCCAGATAATCTAATATGCGACTCTGCTACCATAGTGCATGAACTTCAACGAGAATTGAACATTGTCCCGCAAGCCAATCAAGACACAGGTGAATCCAATACCGCTCAAAGAGTCTGGATACTAGCAGACACCTCCTATTCTGCCTGCTGTGTGGATGAAGTGGCAGCCGAGCATGTCAGAAGCGATTTAGTGGTGCATTTTGGGGATGCATGTCTAAATGAGATTGATAAACTACAAGCAGTGTTTGTGTTGGGCAAACCTACACTCGATGTTGATGCAATAGTGAAACAGATAAAAACGGCTTACAGTACGGAGCAGAAAGTAGTTCTCATGTCTGATGCTCCTCACACGTATTTGCTACCCGAGATAGCGAAGCAATTGCCAGATTACGACATTCTAATTGCCGACTTGCCAAAAACTTCGAGAGCCAAAATAATAGGATACACGCCACCACCAACAGGGCACAAAAAATTCAACCGAGTTTTCAACACTGATACGGTTGAGTTTGGGAAATACGAATTGTTTCACATTACAAGTCCGGAGTCACCACGATTGCTACAGTTGACCACAAACTTTGCGTCTGTCACCACCTACGACCCGATCAGTGGCACTGTTTCTACTGGGCCATTCCCTAATCTAATGAGGAGATACAAGTATGTCCACCAAGCCAGAATGGCAGGAACAGTAGGTATTCTAGTCAACACGTTATCGCTTGCAAATACCAAAGTCTTGTTGAACACAATCAAAGAGAAAATCAAAGAGGCAGGGAAGAAACATTATATATTTGTTGTGGGGAAGCCCAATGTTGCCAAGTTGGCAAATTTTGAGAGTGTTGATATCTGGTGTATTTTAGGCTGTGACCACCAGGGAATTATAATCGACCAAATAAACGAATACTATAAACCAATTGTCACACCCTATGAGTTATTGCTTGGGTTGAGCGACGAGCTATCGTGGACAGGAAAATGGGTGGTTGATTACAAAAGTGTGTTGGAAGAGTATGGCAACGAGGTTATCCAACAGAATGAAGATCCTGACACCGACGAAGACTTGCCGCCAGTGTTTGACCCTGTGACTGGGAGATACGTCAGTACTTCGAAACCATTGAGACAGATAAACCATCTTATGGTGACGTCTAGTGAGCAAGGCGGTGTAGATGATCATGACAATCAATTAGTAAAGAGGTTTTCAAATGCAGTGGCCATTAAAGGAACGGTCAGCACGTCTGCTATTCACTTGCAAAATAGACACTGGACAGGGTTAGGAAGCGATTACACTGAGGACGAGAATGCAGCTGGAGCATTGGTTGAAGACGGGAGAAAAGGTATAGCCAGAGGATATGATATTTAGTTTACTRCCAACACTAATAAATAGCTCAATACACTACCGACTGCTAAGCCGGTGCTTAAAAAGACAGTTGTACACAAAAGTTTACTGTAGGATTTTCTCAAAAATCGAAGGAAATTAATTGAGTGCTATATAAAATAGCATTCTTCAGTATGAGTATAGTTCTAATATGATCGAAGCTTTACGTGCAGTTACCTATTTAAGTCCAGATCTGTTCAAACTTCATAAGCAAAAGCAATAAATCTTGTGTATTAATTGACTTGATACCTTGACTCAATTTCcgattaaaaaaaatcccGTATAGAGTACGTGTAACGACAATTATACCCCTTACAACTATCATGGGACAACCAGCATGATCTAAAAGCACAAATTGACAATAAATCTTACAAAGTCACTTCATGGTTATAACAGTATGCGTCTATAGTAATATAGGGAGTTGTATTTGTagtaatttatcaaaacatCTGTTGTAAGACC contains:
- the DUR4 gene encoding Dur4p (Putative urea permease; fungal-specific (no human or murine homolog); possibly an essential gene, disruptants not obtained by UAU1 method), with the protein product MEPSLSQGAGFGLIIGGGVFFAVVMNYVTHLQNKFSQYNSHKVDEFVSGSRRVGFGLLLAGILSSWTWSLTLLESAVKSYSMGFCGSYYYAIGGLLQVSIFSVISSKIKKNANLVTTFPEMGYFRFGVPGHLAFLWCGFVCNAIVSSCILLGGSAVLHAVTGVSQYASLFLIPFGVAVYVSFGGLRATFISDASHTFIILIFIIVFMFEVYVSNDKIGSAQKMWELLESLPPVENNYQGSYLTFRSEQGAIFAVISVITGIGLVVADQAYLQRAVAADPRITSRAYFFAALCWFVIPFAMGASLGLGARALSVYPDFPKLTDFEVGEGLPAAAAATYLMGKTGSAMIIVMIFFSVTSSYAGELIATSTLVSYDIYKRYINPTATPPQVVKVAKYSVFGWAIFSSCLASIFYGAAKISMGWLFNFLGCATASGVFPIALAFTWKDLNQAGAVGGSVGGMVLAFIVWLITCKTYTGSITVDNLSNQWVSFAGNVTALVMGGVISIVLSLIWPANFDFDNTRNKTSLAEQNTELIKQESSGTTKLDETKDQNVEIETEIANSDLDMDLNAEIDHKHLDQQFKKYTILVIVLAIIFVFIIPVPLGGSPYVFSPNFLLGCVIIIIIWLFFSLFYVVILPLFEARKTLWQITKQILRIDSKSE
- a CDS encoding uncharacterized protein (Has domain(s) with predicted role in peptidyl-diphthamide biosynthetic process from peptidyl-histidine and cytoplasm localization), coding for MTSETVIAPSLSTAQNDGTFTYDKVKSTAKERKHLNLKNPSDANEIKSKIWNYYSLSELIQYLGQKENDDFKYKRITLQFPDNLICDSATIVHELQRELNIVPQANQDTGESNTAQRVWILADTSYSACCVDEVAAEHVRSDLVVHFGDACLNEIDKLQAVFVLGKPTLDVDAIVKQIKTAYSTEQKVVLMSDAPHTYLLPEIAKQLPDYDILIADLPKTSRAKIIGYTPPPTGHKKFNRVFNTDTVEFGKYELFHITSPESPRLLQLTTNFASVTTYDPISGTVSTGPFPNLMRRYKYVHQARMAGTVGILVNTLSLANTKVLLNTIKEKIKEAGKKHYIFVVGKPNVAKLANFESVDIWCILGCDHQGIIIDQINEYYKPIVTPYELLLGLSDELSWTGKWVVDYKSVLEEYGNEVIQQNEDPDTDEDLPPVFDPVTGRYVSTSKPLRQINHLMVTSSEQGGVDDHDNQLVKRFSNAVAIKGTVSTSAIHLQNRHWTGLGSDYTEDENAAGALVEDGRKGIARGYDI